In Candidatus Eisenbacteria bacterium, the following are encoded in one genomic region:
- a CDS encoding ATP-binding protein, protein MMRQQTHQEIDSVLKRVDEVRSLLSLTPHEYSSLDDQSLLARLCLELAETLESTHRKLIETNTKLSVLGEMAEGMLSAVRPEEAITTICSYMLRVLEMQEVGLWFTSRELGTFQGTWSRLGEGGVDSIEHSFCPAALRGTARSALWHLQSTLVGAEELKTQLHLPLSGEGGAIALVPLVSSRQWLPCKEVKRCIRQDCRAYFGKSGFCWEAPSTLCLHEKGFDLSRREEFCFRCDVFPLLGLLAVAKETSGQLSPSELAMLESVAYNISRMLESSRLYGDLEVGEELRQSILDSMGECLVATDLSGQVIAFNRMAGILTGFDVDEVVGTTLDFLTPTECRDESPMLRALRHGIEQSCVETIVMRRSGGSVPVKMTTRLLREDAGSVKGVIATFSDLRPARKLEESMRRLDRLAALGRFASSVAHELRNPLTGIAAGIQYMARQFGESGPDVDNVRFLLREIARLERIVQDLLRITHPQELILSEIRIEDVVERALKSLGPSIQSRTVSLDLSLSGEIPAVTVDVDQMQQVFINLITNAYEATSEGGSVSIEIRGSEDGGGEQCSSLAVTVTDSGVGIDGANLDHIFEPFFTTKPAGTGLGLYITHDIVKRHGGEITVRSEPSKGASFTVQLPIVANLGQERGDNA, encoded by the coding sequence ATGATGAGACAGCAAACCCACCAAGAAATAGACTCCGTCCTCAAGAGGGTGGATGAAGTCCGCTCTCTCCTTTCCCTGACTCCGCATGAGTATTCATCTCTCGACGACCAGTCTCTCCTGGCGCGACTTTGCCTCGAACTCGCCGAGACTCTGGAGAGTACGCACCGGAAGCTGATAGAGACGAACACGAAATTGTCCGTGCTCGGCGAAATGGCAGAGGGCATGCTGTCAGCCGTGAGGCCGGAGGAAGCGATAACGACGATCTGTTCGTACATGCTCAGAGTACTTGAGATGCAAGAGGTCGGTCTCTGGTTCACGAGTCGTGAGCTGGGGACGTTCCAAGGAACGTGGAGCAGACTTGGCGAGGGTGGGGTCGATAGTATTGAGCACAGTTTCTGCCCGGCCGCGCTCAGAGGCACTGCAAGATCCGCTCTGTGGCACCTGCAGAGCACTCTTGTCGGCGCGGAAGAGCTGAAGACGCAGTTGCACCTTCCGCTGTCAGGAGAGGGAGGCGCAATCGCCCTCGTGCCGCTGGTCTCTTCCAGACAATGGCTACCCTGCAAGGAAGTGAAAAGATGCATCAGGCAGGATTGCAGGGCTTACTTCGGCAAATCAGGGTTTTGCTGGGAGGCACCGTCCACTCTCTGCCTTCACGAGAAGGGTTTCGATCTGTCTAGAAGGGAAGAGTTTTGCTTCAGATGCGACGTGTTTCCCCTTCTCGGTCTGCTGGCCGTCGCGAAGGAGACTTCGGGACAACTTTCGCCGAGCGAGTTGGCCATGCTGGAATCCGTGGCATACAACATCTCAAGAATGCTGGAGAGCAGCAGGCTCTACGGAGATCTCGAGGTTGGAGAGGAACTCCGACAGAGCATCCTTGATTCGATGGGCGAATGCTTGGTGGCGACAGATCTATCGGGGCAGGTCATAGCCTTCAATAGGATGGCGGGCATACTCACAGGTTTCGACGTTGATGAGGTCGTGGGTACGACCCTCGATTTTCTGACTCCTACTGAGTGTCGAGACGAGTCGCCGATGCTCCGAGCCCTGAGGCACGGCATCGAGCAGTCCTGTGTTGAGACGATCGTGATGAGGCGGTCCGGAGGGAGCGTCCCGGTGAAGATGACCACTCGACTCCTCAGGGAAGACGCCGGGAGTGTGAAGGGGGTCATTGCCACCTTCAGCGATCTGAGGCCGGCGAGAAAACTCGAAGAGAGCATGAGACGCCTGGACAGATTGGCGGCCCTCGGGAGATTCGCCTCCAGCGTTGCCCACGAGTTGCGCAATCCACTGACGGGAATCGCTGCCGGCATCCAATACATGGCCAGGCAATTCGGCGAAAGCGGTCCCGACGTGGACAACGTGAGATTTCTTCTGAGGGAGATCGCGCGGCTCGAGAGAATAGTGCAGGATTTGCTGAGAATCACTCATCCGCAAGAGCTCATCCTGAGCGAGATACGCATCGAGGACGTCGTCGAAAGAGCGCTCAAGTCGCTTGGGCCAAGCATTCAGAGTAGAACGGTGAGTCTCGATTTGTCCTTGAGCGGAGAGATTCCCGCAGTCACCGTCGACGTAGACCAGATGCAACAGGTGTTCATCAATCTGATAACGAATGCTTACGAGGCCACCTCCGAAGGTGGCAGCGTTTCCATTGAGATACGCGGCAGCGAAGATGGGGGCGGAGAGCAGTGTTCCTCGTTGGCGGTCACGGTCACAGATTCAGGAGTCGGAATCGACGGCGCGAATTTAGATCACATATTTGAGCCATTCTTCACGACGAAGCCGGCAGGGACCGGCCTCGGGCTCTACATCACACACGACATTGTGAAGCGGCACGGAGGCGAGATAACTGTGCGAAGCGAACCGAGCAAGGGGGCAAGCTTCACCGTGCAATTGCCGATCGTAGCAAACTTGGGTCAAGAGAGAGGGGACAATGCCTGA